Genomic window (Catenulispora sp. MAP5-51):
TGATCGTGGAGCTCGGGTGGGCGGACGGATTGGCCTTGCCCCCGGCGCTCGCGGCCGGGCCGCCGGCGGCCCCTCCCGCCGATCCGCCGCTGCCGCCTCCGGAATCGCCGCCCGAGCCGCCTCCGGAGCCTCCCGACGAGCCGCCTCCGGATCCGCCGCCCGAGCCGCCCGATCCGCCGCCCGGGATCGCGGTGACCCCGTCGGCCGCGCATTGGGTGGCGCCGGCCTTGTCGCAGGGCGCCGGGTTCGGCGCGGTCGCCACCAGCGTGTTGACCCCGCTCGTGGAGAACGTGGGGTTGTTGCAGGAGGAGATCACGATGTTCTGCACGACCGCGCCGGGGATCTTCTTGATCTGGTTGAACCCGGCCTGGACCAGGTTGATCGGCAGCGGTGAGTAGCCGAGCGGGGCCATCGTGCTCTGGCCCTGGCACAGCAGGTAGTAGGCGAAGGCGCTCAACGTCACGCCCTTGGCGGTGTTGAACGGCGGGGCCGTGGACAGCGGGACGATCATGTAGCTGTAGCTGGACAGCGGATAGGTCCGGGGATCGGAGTACCCGTACACCTGCGACAGCTTCTCGGTGAGGTACTGCGTGGGATCCGAGGCGTTCTCGTTGATCTGGGCCTGGGTCAGCGACACCGCGACGTTCGAGGCGGACGGCAGGGTGTAGTAGCCGTCGGCGTTGAGCATCTTCGCGACCGGGAAGCCGGACTGGATCGCGTAGGAGTACTCGGTGTAGGTGATCGCGCCTTCCGAGGTGGGCTGCGCGACGTAGCCGGCGACCCCGGAGTCCAGCGACTGCGAGATGAAGGCCGACCCGGCCGGCGCCGGCGGGAAGAACGAGGTCGCTCCGCAGTGCGGGGAGACCACGCGGCCCGCCGCGGAGCAGAACGAGTCCCACAGCCCCGGGTACTCGGCGGCCATCCACGCCGTCAGCTGTGCGGTGGTGCCGGAGCCGTCGGTGCGCACGACCGGGATGATCTGCCGGGCCGGCAGCGTCAGACCGGGGTTGGTCTTCGCGATCGCCGGGTCGTTCCAGGTGGTGATGGCGCCGGTGAAGATCTTCGCGATGGTCTGGCCGTCCAGCCGCAGGTTGGTCACCCGGTGGCCGCCGATGTCCAGGTGGTACATGAAGGCCGTGCCGCCGGCGACCACCGGCATGTAGGCGAACGGCTTGTCCGGCAGGACGTCCAGGGTGCCGTTGTCGACCGAGCCGTAGGGGATGTCGGAGATCGCGAAGTCGACCGTGGCCGGGTCCGCCTTGAACTGGTTGCGGCCGTCGGAGGAGCCGGAGCCGGTGTAGCTGACCTGCATGCCGTACTGGGCCACGTCGCTGGTCCACTGGTTGACCGCGTTCTCGGCCCAGGTGGAGCCGGCGCCGGCGATCGGCGCGTACTGCGTCGCCACGGCGGCCGGCGGCGTCGCGAGCTGCGTCCCGAGCAGACCGAGGGCGGCTCCGAACAGCAGGAGTCTGCCGCGCGGCGATCGACGGCGCCGCGGGTGGGGGCGGTTCATGACGATGGCTCCATCGGTTCGGTTCGGTCGGCCGCCGCGGGGTCGGTCGCGACGTGGTCGGCCGCCGCGGGGTAGGTCGGTGCCGCGTCGAAGCCGATCGCCGCGAGACCGGTCGGCTCGGCGCGGGTGGTGTCGAAGAGGGTCCGGCGTGCCAGGAAGCGTTCCTGGACCCGCTGCGAGGCGAGCGTGCGGCGCCGCCGCTGCCGCCGGCTCAGCTGGCCGGCCCCCTTGCCGCCGACGGCGCGCGCGGCGACGAACAGGATGAGCACCAACAGCATCAGCAGCGCGGCCGCGCCGTATCCGCGCGTGACGTAGTTCGGCTGGCCGGAGGTGACGAGCTTGAACGTGGCCAGCGGCAGCGAGGTCTGCGGGCCCTTGCGCGGGTCGTAGTTCGTGTACTGCGTGTATCCGGCGGTCAGCAGCACCGGCGACGTCTCGCCGATGCCGCGGGCCGCGCCCAGGATCACCGCCGTGGCCAGTCCCGACCGCGCCGTCGGGAGCATGACCCGCAGCGCGGTCCGCCAGCGGCTGGCGCCCAGGGCGTAGGAGGCCTCCTTCAGATGGCCGGGCACCAGGCGGAGCACGACGTCGGAGGCGCGGATGATGATCGGCAGCGTCATGATGCTCAGCGCGAGCGCGGCGGCCAGCCCCGACTTGGGCAGGCCGAGCTCCAGGATGAGCAGCGCGAAGACGAACAGGCCGGCGACGATCGAGGGCAGCGCGGTGGCCGCCGCCGCGACCGTGCGCACCAGGTTCGCCAGGCGGCCGGGGGACTCGTTCATGAAGACGGCGCAGGCGATGCCCAGCGGGACCGTGATGGCCAGGGTGATGGTGATCTGCTCGGCGGTGCCGATCACCGCGTGCCGCAGGCCGCCGATCGAGATCGGCTGGACCGGCCCGGCCACGCGCAGGTCCTGCGTGTAGAAGTTCAGGTGGGTCAGGGACTTCACGCCGCCCCAGATCGGGAAGCCGACGATCAGGACGAGGACGGCGGCCACGAGGATCGCGATCGAGTGCGTCACGACGGTCATGAGGCGGTCGCGCAGGATCGGGCCGCTCTCGTCGGTCCAGACCAGGACGGCGTAGCAGGCCAGGAACAGCGGATAACACAGGACGACGAAGCCCAGCGGGCCGGAGAACGGCGCGAACCAGTGGCTGATCAGGACGGTCAGGCTGATCGCCGCGGCGGCCGCGCCGAGGAGGGCGAACACCGTGTCGGGTTTCAGGCGGCGGAGGCGGCGGACCCGTTCGGGCGGGCCCTCGAACTCCGACGGCGGCTCCGGCGGCACGGTCGTCGCCGTGTCCTGGGCCGCCACCTCCTGCGTTTCCTGATCTTCCCGGGCTTTCAGGGACCCCAGGGCTTCCGTGGCCGTCATGTCAGCCGCTGTCCCTTCCGGACCGGCTGCGCGCGATGATCGCCGACGCCGCCAGGTTGATGACCAGGGTGAGGAGGAACAGCACGAGGCCGGCGGCCATCAGCGCGGACAGCTCGAAGGGCGTCGCGGTGCCGTAGTGCGCGGCGATCAGTGCCGCCACCGAGCTGGCTCCGGCCTGCAGGATGTGCGGCTGGATCCGGAACACCAGCGAGATGATCATGTACACCGCGATCGTCTCGCCCAGCGCCCGGCCCAGGCCCAGCATCGCGCCGCCGATCACGCCGCCCCGGCCGAACGGCAGCACGACGGTGCGGATCATGCCCCACTTGGTCGCGCCGAGCGCGTACGCGCCCTCGCGCTCGCCCAGCGGCGCCTGCGAGAACGACTCGCGCATCATGGAGCTGACGATCGGCGTGATCATCAGCCCCACCACCGTCCCGGCGATGAAGGTCGAGGCGGTGTAGACGGTCAGCGGCGCGAGCGGATCGTGCACCCGCGCGCCGGTGACCCGGAACCCCGGGATCCAGGCCAGATACGTCGCCATCCAGTGCGCGACCCCGACCGCCCGGTGCTCCAGGAACAGGAAGCCCCACAGGCCGTAGACCACGCTCGGCACCGCCGCCATCAGGTCGATGAGGCTGGTGAACAGCGGCCGCAGCCGCGGCGGGGCGTACTCGGAGATGTAGAGCGCGACGCCGAACGCCAGCGGCACCGCGATGACGATCGCGACCAGCCCGATGAGCACCGTCCCGGTCAGGATCCCGGCCACGCCGAACTTGGCCGCGCCGCCGGTGCCGTTGCCCGGCGACCAGGCCGCGGTGGTGAGGAAGCCGCCCCCGGCCACGTGCAGCGCCTGCGAGGCGCGGGTGCCCAGGAAGCCGCCGATGACGGCGATGATCGTCAGGACCAGGATCCCGCTGCCGGCCAGCACCGCCAGGAACACGCG
Coding sequences:
- a CDS encoding phosphate ABC transporter substrate-binding protein PstS, which gives rise to MNRPHPRRRRSPRGRLLLFGAALGLLGTQLATPPAAVATQYAPIAGAGSTWAENAVNQWTSDVAQYGMQVSYTGSGSSDGRNQFKADPATVDFAISDIPYGSVDNGTLDVLPDKPFAYMPVVAGGTAFMYHLDIGGHRVTNLRLDGQTIAKIFTGAITTWNDPAIAKTNPGLTLPARQIIPVVRTDGSGTTAQLTAWMAAEYPGLWDSFCSAAGRVVSPHCGATSFFPPAPAGSAFISQSLDSGVAGYVAQPTSEGAITYTEYSYAIQSGFPVAKMLNADGYYTLPSASNVAVSLTQAQINENASDPTQYLTEKLSQVYGYSDPRTYPLSSYSYMIVPLSTAPPFNTAKGVTLSAFAYYLLCQGQSTMAPLGYSPLPINLVQAGFNQIKKIPGAVVQNIVISSCNNPTFSTSGVNTLVATAPNPAPCDKAGATQCAADGVTAIPGGGSGGSGGGSGGGSSGGSGGGSGGDSGGGSGGSAGGAAGGPAASAGGKANPSAHPSSTINVITVPTTPSSAPVSLDDADAAAVPVTVGDSLGGSLGAYLATAAAVLLLTTVFAPPLVSRLRKGRRS
- the pstC gene encoding phosphate ABC transporter permease subunit PstC; the encoded protein is MTEQFTTHVVDLPPAAGAEPPRPVRLKARGGDRVFLAVLAGSGILVLTIIAVIGGFLGTRASQALHVAGGGFLTTAAWSPGNGTGGAAKFGVAGILTGTVLIGLVAIVIAVPLAFGVALYISEYAPPRLRPLFTSLIDLMAAVPSVVYGLWGFLFLEHRAVGVAHWMATYLAWIPGFRVTGARVHDPLAPLTVYTASTFIAGTVVGLMITPIVSSMMRESFSQAPLGEREGAYALGATKWGMIRTVVLPFGRGGVIGGAMLGLGRALGETIAVYMIISLVFRIQPHILQAGASSVAALIAAHYGTATPFELSALMAAGLVLFLLTLVINLAASAIIARSRSGRDSG
- the pstA gene encoding phosphate ABC transporter permease PstA: MTATEALGSLKAREDQETQEVAAQDTATTVPPEPPSEFEGPPERVRRLRRLKPDTVFALLGAAAAAISLTVLISHWFAPFSGPLGFVVLCYPLFLACYAVLVWTDESGPILRDRLMTVVTHSIAILVAAVLVLIVGFPIWGGVKSLTHLNFYTQDLRVAGPVQPISIGGLRHAVIGTAEQITITLAITVPLGIACAVFMNESPGRLANLVRTVAAAATALPSIVAGLFVFALLILELGLPKSGLAAALALSIMTLPIIIRASDVVLRLVPGHLKEASYALGASRWRTALRVMLPTARSGLATAVILGAARGIGETSPVLLTAGYTQYTNYDPRKGPQTSLPLATFKLVTSGQPNYVTRGYGAAALLMLLVLILFVAARAVGGKGAGQLSRRQRRRRTLASQRVQERFLARRTLFDTTRAEPTGLAAIGFDAAPTYPAAADHVATDPAAADRTEPMEPSS